In Kaistella faecalis, a genomic segment contains:
- the ftsH gene encoding ATP-dependent zinc metalloprotease FtsH: MKKDMNKNKGFNWFFPIVITAVLLIFFTNMNSDSNSNALDEEGFYQLLQQGKIQNVLIYKDTEKADVFLTKAAKTELANKQVSKEKSPFSAFDFAPQPDYSLSFGDLQLFLEKFDKIKQDNPALATKKDYGIGKNPMTELLFTALFWIGIMALFYFVIFRKMMGGGGGGGGGQIFSIGKSKAKLFDEKDKIQVSFKDVAGLEGAKEEVQEVVDFLKNSDKYTKLGGKIPKGVLLVGPPGTGKTLLAKAVAGEAKVPFFSLSGSDFVEMFVGVGASRVRDLFAQAKAKSPAIIFIDEIDAIGRARGKGNFTGGNDERENTLNQLLTEMDGFGTDTNVIIMAATNRADILDKALMRAGRFDRSIYVDLPELHERREIFDVHLAKIKLEPNIDRDFLAKQTPGFSGADIANLCNEAALIAARNDHETVTKQDFLDAIDRIIGGLEKKNKAIKPSEKRRVAYHEAGHATISWLVEHAAPLLKVTIVPRGRSLGAAWYLPEERQLTTTEQMHDELCATLGGRAAEQAVFGNISTGALSDLERVTKQAQAMVTIYGLNEKVGNISYYDSSGQSEYNFGKPYSEQTAKMIDEEISKIIETQYQRALTILTENRDKLDALAAKLLEKEVIFREDLEEVFGQRAWDPELTEHPVSTTHSTESETPETVQAPESNTQL; the protein is encoded by the coding sequence ATGAAAAAAGATATGAATAAAAATAAAGGATTTAACTGGTTTTTTCCGATTGTAATTACTGCGGTGCTGCTCATTTTCTTTACGAATATGAACAGCGACTCCAATTCAAACGCTTTGGATGAAGAGGGATTCTATCAGTTATTACAGCAGGGGAAAATTCAGAATGTTTTAATTTATAAAGACACGGAAAAAGCAGACGTCTTCCTGACGAAAGCTGCTAAAACAGAATTGGCAAACAAGCAGGTGTCGAAGGAAAAAAGTCCGTTTTCGGCTTTTGACTTCGCTCCACAGCCAGATTACAGCTTAAGTTTCGGTGATTTACAGCTCTTCCTCGAAAAATTCGATAAAATTAAACAGGATAATCCTGCACTGGCGACTAAAAAAGACTATGGAATCGGAAAAAACCCAATGACAGAACTGCTTTTCACAGCATTATTTTGGATTGGAATCATGGCCTTATTCTATTTCGTAATCTTCCGCAAAATGATGGGCGGAGGCGGCGGCGGCGGAGGCGGCCAAATCTTTTCCATCGGAAAATCCAAAGCAAAGCTCTTTGACGAAAAAGATAAAATTCAGGTTTCATTTAAAGATGTAGCAGGTCTTGAAGGTGCTAAAGAGGAAGTTCAGGAAGTTGTAGACTTTTTGAAGAACTCAGACAAATACACTAAGTTAGGCGGTAAAATTCCAAAAGGCGTATTATTGGTCGGCCCTCCGGGAACCGGTAAAACCTTATTGGCAAAAGCTGTCGCAGGTGAAGCCAAAGTTCCGTTCTTCTCTCTCTCAGGATCAGACTTTGTGGAAATGTTTGTTGGAGTTGGTGCATCCAGAGTTCGTGACTTATTCGCACAGGCAAAAGCAAAATCTCCGGCAATTATTTTTATCGATGAAATTGATGCGATTGGTAGAGCAAGAGGAAAAGGAAATTTCACAGGCGGCAACGACGAACGCGAAAACACACTGAATCAGCTTCTTACAGAAATGGACGGTTTTGGTACCGACACCAACGTAATCATTATGGCTGCGACCAACAGAGCTGACATCCTTGATAAAGCTTTGATGAGAGCCGGCCGATTCGACCGATCCATTTATGTAGACTTACCCGAACTTCACGAACGTAGAGAAATCTTCGATGTTCACCTGGCAAAAATTAAACTTGAGCCGAATATCGACCGGGATTTCCTGGCAAAACAGACTCCTGGATTCAGCGGTGCTGATATTGCGAACCTTTGTAACGAAGCAGCCTTAATTGCAGCAAGAAATGATCACGAAACCGTTACCAAACAGGATTTCCTAGATGCAATCGATAGAATCATCGGCGGACTCGAAAAGAAAAACAAAGCAATTAAACCTTCAGAAAAACGCAGAGTTGCTTACCATGAGGCGGGTCACGCGACCATTTCATGGCTGGTAGAACACGCCGCTCCACTTCTTAAAGTTACCATTGTCCCAAGAGGAAGATCTCTAGGAGCCGCATGGTATCTTCCGGAAGAAAGACAGTTGACTACGACTGAACAGATGCACGATGAACTTTGTGCTACATTAGGAGGAAGAGCTGCGGAACAGGCTGTTTTCGGCAATATTTCCACGGGCGCACTTTCTGACCTGGAGAGAGTTACTAAGCAGGCTCAGGCCATGGTTACCATTTATGGTCTTAACGAAAAAGTTGGGAATATTTCCTACTACGACAGTTCAGGCCAGTCTGAATACAATTTCGGTAAACCTTATTCAGAGCAGACTGCGAAAATGATTGATGAAGAAATCTCTAAAATTATTGAAACGCAATATCAACGGGCTTTAACGATATTAACCGAAAACAGGGATAAATTGGACGCATTGGCTGCTAAATTGCTTGAAAAAGAAGTTATTTTCCGGGAAGATTTAGAGGAAGTTTTCGGTCAGCGAGCATGGGATCCAGAGTTAACCGAACACCCGGTCTCAACTACCCATTCAACAGAAAGTGAAACTCCTGAAACTGTTCAGGCACCCGAATCTAATACTCAACTATAA
- a CDS encoding LUD domain-containing protein, which translates to MSLFKKIVGKILNQPEDDENQDLIKLGDQLKNADLDYKFAQLFTHSGGFFNYCADEAEALQTLNHIIKIEDIKSVFCWDYDLKNFLDVVKVPYTTELELFNDCAFITCEYLIAYDGRIMLSHNNILHYHSSRLPQKIIVMANVSQIVTNLNDAMGKIKRNGNIRNLTSISGGNSKLDTPNKDNTKLFLLLLED; encoded by the coding sequence TTGAGCCTTTTCAAAAAAATTGTCGGAAAAATTCTAAATCAACCTGAGGACGATGAAAATCAGGATTTGATTAAACTTGGAGATCAGTTGAAAAACGCTGACCTCGATTACAAGTTTGCACAGCTTTTTACCCACTCCGGCGGATTTTTTAATTATTGTGCTGATGAGGCTGAAGCCCTGCAGACACTCAATCACATCATCAAGATCGAAGACATTAAATCAGTATTTTGCTGGGATTATGATTTGAAAAACTTTCTCGATGTGGTAAAGGTTCCTTACACTACAGAATTGGAACTTTTCAACGACTGTGCATTTATTACCTGCGAATATTTAATTGCTTACGACGGCAGAATTATGCTCTCGCATAATAATATCCTGCATTATCATTCTTCCAGACTTCCGCAGAAGATTATTGTAATGGCGAATGTATCACAGATTGTCACTAATCTGAACGATGCTATGGGTAAGATAAAACGCAACGGCAATATTCGCAATCTAACCTCGATCAGCGGCGGAAATTCAAAATTAGACACCCCGAACAAGGACAATACAAAACTTTTCTTACTTTTGCTCGAAGATTAA
- a CDS encoding phosphatidate cytidylyltransferase: MDKNLVQRIFGGLLYGLIVILCTTPLGAELINKISPGLIQQHNLYYGLITLFLFLGAWECVKIMKFNHKSWEKWVVFPIIVFVFYRFSKRYFQHGFYYDFNLSEILALSLILIAVITLFKFSKELYYDNGKLIFTVIYTALPFGFALGLPKFSAVNETFTLEVFFLFALIWSSDSFAFFTGKFFGKHKMAPKISPKKTWEGFAGGVLLTLVVAFFIERLHPDLRGNWIVVGFLVSVFAPFGDLVESQLKRTFGVKDSGNVIPGHGGILDRLDSFIICAPVVYLYFILEKFI, from the coding sequence TTGGATAAAAATCTAGTTCAACGTATTTTCGGGGGCTTGCTTTATGGCTTAATTGTTATTCTCTGTACGACACCACTGGGCGCAGAGCTTATCAATAAAATATCGCCGGGACTCATTCAGCAGCACAATCTTTATTATGGTTTAATTACCCTCTTCCTTTTTTTGGGCGCCTGGGAATGTGTGAAAATTATGAAATTCAACCATAAAAGCTGGGAAAAGTGGGTTGTTTTTCCGATTATAGTTTTTGTATTCTATAGGTTTTCTAAAAGATATTTTCAGCACGGATTTTATTACGATTTCAATTTATCTGAAATCTTAGCGCTTTCGCTTATTCTTATTGCAGTCATTACTTTATTCAAATTTTCCAAAGAATTATATTACGATAACGGAAAGTTGATCTTCACTGTTATTTATACTGCACTTCCATTCGGTTTCGCATTGGGATTACCGAAATTTTCTGCGGTAAATGAAACTTTTACTTTAGAGGTTTTCTTTCTGTTTGCCCTCATCTGGAGCAGCGACAGTTTTGCCTTCTTCACTGGGAAATTTTTCGGAAAACATAAGATGGCGCCCAAAATTTCACCAAAGAAAACCTGGGAAGGTTTTGCGGGCGGGGTTCTGCTGACTTTGGTGGTTGCTTTTTTCATTGAAAGGCTTCACCCGGATCTCCGCGGGAATTGGATTGTTGTCGGATTTCTGGTTTCGGTATTTGCACCGTTTGGAGATTTAGTAGAAAGCCAACTGAAAAGAACTTTCGGGGTTAAAGATTCCGGAAATGTGATTCCGGGACACGGCGGAATTTTAGACCGTCTAGACAGTTTTATTATCTGCGCACCTGTCGTATATTTGTACTTTATTTTAGAAAAATTTATATAA
- a CDS encoding phosphatidylserine decarboxylase family protein: MKLHKESKGTIIVASIVFALAAFLSVYYLREWSLLIIVPILVIYGLVFWFFRVPNRDIQDHKENVIAPVDGKVVMIKEVEEDEFIKGKAIQVSIFMSPLNVHICRYPVSGKVIYKKYHPGKYLVAWHEKSSTENERTTVAVESLTHHQVVFRQIAGYVARRIVFYCNEGDTAKAGHEFGFIKFGSRMDVFLPLDTEITCKIGDKTKGGIDVIAKMQA, translated from the coding sequence ATGAAATTACATAAAGAATCAAAAGGAACTATTATTGTTGCGAGCATCGTTTTCGCATTGGCCGCATTTCTGTCGGTTTATTACCTGCGGGAATGGTCGCTGCTGATTATTGTTCCTATTCTCGTTATTTATGGCCTTGTATTCTGGTTTTTCAGAGTTCCAAACCGCGACATTCAGGATCACAAGGAAAATGTAATTGCACCGGTTGACGGAAAAGTAGTGATGATTAAAGAGGTTGAAGAAGATGAATTCATCAAGGGAAAGGCCATTCAGGTTTCCATCTTTATGTCGCCGCTTAATGTACACATCTGCAGATATCCGGTTTCCGGTAAAGTAATTTATAAAAAATACCATCCCGGGAAATATCTTGTTGCCTGGCACGAAAAGTCTTCCACCGAAAATGAAAGAACAACTGTTGCTGTCGAAAGTCTTACCCACCATCAAGTAGTTTTCCGGCAGATTGCAGGTTATGTAGCCCGAAGAATTGTTTTCTATTGTAATGAAGGTGATACTGCAAAGGCGGGCCATGAGTTCGGATTTATTAAGTTCGGTTCCCGAATGGATGTATTTTTGCCGCTGGACACTGAAATCACCTGTAAAATTGGTGATAAAACCAAAGGTGGAATTGATGTGATCGCCAAAATGCAAGCGTAA
- a CDS encoding cation:proton antiporter — MITVLSIANLSLPLEDPVLKFLVVLIIILSAPILLNKIKVPHLLGLIIAGAIIGPNGFNVLSRDSSIVVTGTTGLLYIMFLAGLEIDLAEFKKNKWKSITFGLYTFAIPFVIGILSAHFLFNFTWLTSIVFASIFSSHTLISYPIVSKLGISKTLPVNITVGGTMITDILALLVLAVCVGITQGEVNAAFWTKLSVSMVLFSAVVLFGFPIVGRWFFKKVNDHISQYIFVLVMIYLAALLAELAGVEAIIGAFFAGLALNRLIPHTSALMNRVEFVGNAIFIPFFLISVGMLIDFKIFFKDSKTIEVAVLMTVIAVIAKYLAAVATQKTFRLTKEQGGIIFGLSAAHAAATLAIVMVGYNIIIGETEAGQPIRLLDESVLNGSILLILVSCTVSSFVTQKNAQKLVKSENENPITDNNPEEENILLAVNHPVTVEPMTNLALLLKSKSNKENIYALNIINEEKNESSRKNAEKLLNQAQHIGAAADVKITPLTRYDADIIKGVSNEIKVYQITDLMIGIDPDKGFSPSFVYNLYSGYLNNFSVNLLVYHASQPVSTIQKYFVILPENAHLEAGFFHSLLKVWNIARNSGSKIEFYGNEKTIKVIEKIRKKVNIDASFIIFNDWNEMRKIFEKMKENDALILFMANREMVSFLPQMQQVPKYLNDHFRYRNYLLIFPSRKNETEFEKQTRDIANADDFVEIGNIVGRIFK, encoded by the coding sequence ATGATTACGGTTCTAAGTATTGCCAATCTCTCCTTACCACTCGAAGACCCCGTTCTGAAGTTTCTGGTTGTCCTGATTATCATCTTATCCGCGCCAATTCTTCTGAACAAAATAAAAGTTCCGCATCTTCTCGGGTTAATTATCGCCGGTGCAATAATTGGTCCCAATGGTTTCAACGTGCTTTCACGCGACAGCAGCATCGTAGTTACGGGAACTACCGGACTTCTTTACATAATGTTTCTGGCCGGACTCGAAATTGATCTCGCTGAATTCAAGAAAAACAAATGGAAGAGCATCACTTTCGGGCTATACACTTTCGCTATTCCTTTTGTTATCGGTATTCTGAGTGCGCACTTTCTTTTTAATTTCACTTGGCTTACTTCCATCGTATTTGCCAGTATATTTTCATCGCATACCCTTATTTCCTATCCTATTGTCAGTAAGCTTGGTATCTCTAAAACGCTGCCGGTCAATATTACGGTAGGCGGAACAATGATTACTGATATTCTTGCGCTACTGGTACTCGCGGTTTGTGTGGGAATTACACAAGGCGAAGTAAATGCAGCTTTCTGGACCAAGCTTTCAGTTTCTATGGTATTGTTCAGTGCAGTGGTGTTATTCGGTTTCCCCATCGTTGGGAGGTGGTTCTTCAAGAAAGTAAATGATCATATTTCGCAGTATATTTTTGTATTGGTAATGATTTATCTGGCAGCACTTCTGGCAGAACTGGCCGGTGTGGAAGCGATTATCGGTGCATTTTTCGCAGGTCTGGCACTCAACAGGCTGATTCCTCATACCTCTGCATTAATGAACCGCGTAGAATTTGTCGGCAACGCTATTTTTATCCCGTTTTTCCTGATCAGTGTCGGGATGCTGATTGATTTTAAAATCTTTTTCAAAGACAGCAAAACTATAGAAGTAGCAGTTTTAATGACGGTAATTGCGGTCATCGCCAAATATCTGGCTGCGGTCGCCACTCAGAAAACCTTCAGACTTACGAAAGAACAGGGCGGAATTATTTTTGGATTGAGTGCAGCTCATGCCGCAGCAACATTAGCAATCGTGATGGTTGGATATAATATCATCATTGGGGAAACCGAAGCCGGCCAACCCATCCGTCTTCTCGATGAGAGTGTTTTGAACGGCAGTATTCTACTGATTTTGGTATCCTGTACCGTTTCATCTTTTGTCACTCAGAAGAATGCGCAGAAACTTGTAAAATCGGAGAATGAAAATCCGATTACTGATAACAATCCTGAAGAAGAAAATATTTTACTGGCGGTAAACCATCCGGTTACCGTGGAACCGATGACCAATCTTGCGCTCTTACTGAAATCCAAAAGCAATAAAGAAAACATTTACGCATTAAACATTATTAACGAAGAAAAAAACGAATCTTCCAGAAAAAATGCAGAAAAGCTTTTGAATCAGGCACAGCATATCGGTGCAGCAGCAGACGTGAAAATTACGCCACTTACGAGATATGATGCCGATATCATTAAAGGGGTAAGTAACGAAATCAAGGTATACCAGATAACTGACCTGATGATTGGAATAGATCCTGACAAAGGCTTCTCGCCAAGTTTCGTCTATAACCTTTATAGTGGCTACCTCAATAATTTTTCGGTAAATCTGTTGGTTTATCACGCCTCGCAACCTGTCAGCACGATACAGAAGTATTTTGTAATCCTGCCGGAGAATGCTCATTTAGAAGCCGGATTCTTCCATTCTTTGCTGAAAGTATGGAATATTGCTAGAAATTCAGGCTCGAAAATTGAATTTTACGGAAATGAGAAAACCATAAAAGTCATTGAAAAAATAAGGAAGAAAGTTAATATCGATGCGTCGTTTATCATCTTCAATGATTGGAATGAGATGCGTAAGATTTTCGAAAAGATGAAGGAAAACGATGCGCTTATCCTGTTTATGGCCAACCGCGAAATGGTGTCATTCCTGCCACAAATGCAGCAGGTTCCGAAATATCTCAATGATCATTTCAGATACCGCAACTATCTCTTGATTTTCCCGTCCCGCAAAAACGAAACAGAGTTCGAAAAGCAAACGCGCGATATAGCCAATGCCGATGATTTTGTAGAAATAGGAAACATCGTCGGTAGAATATTTAAATAA
- a CDS encoding bacteriophage spanin2 family protein gives MKKYFSILTLLIILILTSCQTRVVSVQKPMQKNSLELYQKYTVQTNDGKMTKMEVLKQDETTIYGKTKTGEDIAIAKSDVREVKKVDIFSSIILGLAAVAAVVFIPI, from the coding sequence ATGAAGAAATACTTTTCAATACTCACTCTATTAATCATCCTTATCTTAACATCTTGCCAGACAAGAGTCGTGAGCGTACAGAAACCAATGCAGAAAAATTCTCTTGAATTGTACCAGAAATATACCGTGCAGACCAATGATGGAAAAATGACGAAAATGGAGGTTCTGAAGCAGGATGAAACCACTATTTACGGAAAAACAAAAACGGGAGAAGATATAGCGATTGCGAAATCAGACGTACGTGAAGTAAAAAAAGTGGATATTTTCTCGTCAATTATTTTGGGATTGGCAGCAGTAGCCGCTGTAGTTTTCATACCGATTTAA
- a CDS encoding NAD(P)/FAD-dependent oxidoreductase: MSKKKIIIIGGGAAGFFCAANLDEAKYSVTILEQNSDVLQKVKISGGGRCNVSHACFDPKELVSFYPRGNKELLSVFHKFQPGDTMDWFDKRNVALKIEGDNRIFPESNSSQTIIDTLVNEVANKRFEVKTQSVVLDIKQQDAKYVVSTNTAEYVADYVIYTTGSSPKSLKLIKNLGHNIVEPVPSLFTFNIKNDTLKDLMGTSFPHAEVSIPSLKMEESGPMLITHWGLSGPAILKISAWKARELAAQQYRFNIVVNFLGTDRVDAEETFKSFRNDNPKKTVGASKIFDITTRFWHRILWLSKVDLDKNISNITTKELQKITENLCENQMTVTGKSTYKDEFVTAGGVELKEIDFKNMSSKILTNFYLSGEVLNIDAVTGGFNFQACWSAAWLMAQDLNSK, encoded by the coding sequence GGAGGCGGAGCAGCAGGATTTTTCTGTGCCGCAAATCTCGATGAAGCCAAGTATAGTGTTACCATTTTAGAGCAGAATTCGGATGTACTGCAGAAGGTGAAAATCTCCGGTGGCGGTAGATGCAATGTTTCGCACGCCTGTTTCGATCCGAAAGAACTCGTTAGCTTTTATCCGCGTGGCAACAAAGAACTGCTCAGCGTTTTTCATAAGTTTCAGCCTGGAGATACCATGGATTGGTTCGATAAAAGAAATGTTGCCCTGAAAATTGAAGGCGACAACCGAATCTTTCCGGAAAGCAATTCGTCGCAAACGATTATTGATACTTTAGTTAATGAAGTGGCTAATAAGAGGTTTGAAGTAAAAACCCAGTCTGTAGTTCTGGATATTAAGCAACAGGACGCAAAGTATGTGGTTAGCACAAATACTGCTGAGTATGTTGCAGATTACGTTATTTACACCACCGGAAGTTCGCCTAAATCGCTGAAACTGATAAAGAACCTCGGGCATAATATTGTGGAACCGGTTCCATCGCTTTTTACCTTCAACATTAAAAATGATACTTTAAAGGATTTAATGGGCACAAGTTTTCCCCACGCAGAAGTATCGATTCCGAGCCTGAAAATGGAGGAATCCGGGCCGATGCTGATTACGCATTGGGGATTGTCCGGACCTGCAATCCTGAAAATTTCTGCATGGAAAGCCCGGGAACTTGCGGCACAGCAATACAGATTCAATATTGTCGTTAACTTTTTAGGAACCGATAGGGTTGATGCAGAAGAAACTTTTAAAAGTTTCAGAAATGATAACCCTAAAAAGACGGTTGGCGCCTCCAAAATTTTTGATATTACAACTCGGTTTTGGCATCGCATTTTGTGGCTTTCAAAGGTTGATTTGGATAAAAACATCTCTAATATTACCACAAAAGAACTTCAGAAGATTACTGAAAATCTCTGCGAAAACCAAATGACTGTTACAGGAAAATCTACTTATAAGGACGAATTTGTGACGGCAGGCGGTGTAGAATTAAAGGAGATCGATTTCAAAAATATGTCGTCTAAAATCCTCACTAACTTTTACCTTTCGGGCGAAGTTCTTAATATTGATGCAGTTACCGGCGGATTTAATTTTCAGGCGTGCTGGAGCGCAGCGTGGCTGATGGCCCAAGATTTGAATTCCAAATGA